Genomic DNA from Scyliorhinus torazame isolate Kashiwa2021f chromosome 15, sScyTor2.1, whole genome shotgun sequence:
GCCAAAtttgtttttgtttggtttgagGGCGAGGAGTTGTAGTACTGGCCAATATTTCCCCCTCATTTTCGTCAGTGCTGTTAGTGGGATCGTGCTAATGCGCAGACGGGCTGCTGCGGTTCCAGCGTGactacagtgactacactttgaaaGTTCCTCATTGGATGTAAAGTGCTTTGTGTggtcctgaggctgtgaaaggtgctatataaatgcaagtgtttcttATTGTGCACACCCTGCAGTCTGGGTTTTGTCACCATGCCCTTTTTGAAGCCTGTGATCGAAGTGGTGAACCTGGGCAGGATATCCTATGGAGAGGGGCTGCAAGCACAGCGGAGGTTCATCCGGCGCCACCTCAATGCCTTGTCTCAGTGCTCCACCGCCGGGTCTCCACTCAATGCCCTGTTGCTGTGTGAGCACCAGCCTGTCTACACTATTGGGATCAGGACGGCCCGGTATCCCATCGAGGAGGAGGAGCGACTGAAGCAGCTGGGGGCAGAGTTCTACCGGGCCGACCGGGGGGGCCTGATCACCTTCCACGGCCCCGGGCAGCTGGTGTGTTACCCCATCCTCAACCTGGCTCACTTCAGGAAGAGCGTGCGGTGGTACGTGGGCGAGTTGGAGAGGACTGTCATCCAGCTGTGCCACAGGTTTGGGATCAATGGAGAGACATCGCCTGACACTGGAGTGTGGGTTAGAGATGAGAAGATCTGCGCTATTGGTAAGTGATGTCACAATCTGTGGAGGAGGGAAAAATCTCCAACCAGGGCTTGGTATCAAGGGAGGGGTGTGGCATGTGCACTTCAGTAGGCACTTGGTAAGACGCGTCATCGGAGATTTAACACCGGGATTGAGGCAGATTGGAAGTGACCATGTAACAGCATGGAGAGAAAGTTGGTTACAGGAAATAAAAGGATATCAGCGAAGCATTGGCATTGTTGGATGCAAAAATGTCTCAATGCCTTCTCCCATCTAGCAGTTGCATGAAACAACGATAATGGAATTATTGACTAATCATAGaatgcagtgcagaatgaggccattcggccctcggatctgcaccgaccatctgaaagaccaccccacttagacccacgcccccacccaacctttttggctactaaggggcaatttaacatggccaatccgtgtaacgtgcacatctttggaccgtggggggaaacccacgcagtcacttggggaacacacagtcaccctcggccggaatcgaaccctggcactgtgaggcagcagtgctaaccactgtggaaccATGCACTTAATCTCTATGCAACAGATCCAGACATGAGGTGAGGAAAACTCCCAGTAGTGGAGAACTTTGGGAACCATGGGCCCAAAGTCAGGTGTGATTAGCAAGAAGCCTTTCAGCAGCACCAGCCTGTTCCACATGGCTGTTGCTCGGATTGGAGAAAAGGTAAGCAGTAATACACCCCAGGGGTCACTGGGGTCCTCTGTTGTTCTCTGTATAAATATCGAGAACTTTATAAATTCATtcatggagtttcgaagaatgagcggggatctgatcgaggtttataaaatactgaaagagattgataaagtaaacgtagaccaaatgttcctccttgtggggcaatctagaacgagacatCACAGACATAGGTTGAGAGGGTAGACTtggaactgagatgagaaggaactatttctcgcagagggtgatgaatttcTGGAACTAACTGCCCCATCATGCGATGGAGTCTGATTCATTAAATGGTTTAAAGAGGGACATAGATATATGTCTGATTTTAAAACGGGTTAAAAGAATATGGGGAATAGGTGGgatgtggatttgagaccaggaagagatcagccatgatctgattgaattgcggagcaggatcgaagagctgaattgccgacttctgctcctaattcctatgtcctaTATTCCTAAAATTCAGGAGCCTAGTctgagaatcaactacttcactctccaccttcatGAAaatttctatcatattatggtcgctcatccccaaggggtctcgtacagccagattgccaatgattcctttctcattacacaaatacccagcctgctctctggttggctcatcaatgtactggtccagaaaaccatcccgcaaacacaccaggaattcctcctctgcggtactgtggctaatttgatttgcccaatctatatgcagattaaaagcacccataattacagatgttcctttatcacatgcatctctaatttcctgtttaatgccattcccaacatcaccactgcagtttggggtctatatAACGACACCCActcatgttttttgccccttggtatttctcaactctacccatgcagactccacattgttggagctaaTGTCCTTCCTCAcgattgcgttaatttcctctttaaccagcactgacactccaccgccttttccttttgtctgtctttcctaaatacgGAATAttcctggacattcagttcccatccctgcagccgtttctccgtaatcccaattatattatACCCATTTACGTCTATTTgtgtgattagttcatccactttattgtgaatgctccgtgcgttaaggcacaaagcctttaagcctTGTACTTTTGACATTACAAGTCCCACTcctaatatttttcactgtggccctgtttgaatctggcccttggtttctctgcctatcacttttcttattccccttcctGTCTTTTATTTTTGTCCTTATTTACTCctgctctgactccttgcataggttcccatccctctgccattgTAGTTTAAAGCCTCcatcaaccactctagcaaatacctgccccctaggacatcagtcccagtcttgcccaggtgtaacctgtcaagtttgtactggtcccacctccccctgaaccggttccaatgccccagaaatctgaaaccctcccctcacatcatgggctggattcttccgccccgcccaccgcaagatcgccaggTGTTTTCCGACAGAGATATTCGGAACTTGGCTCCAGAAATGGGATCGAAGATGTAATAGACAATTTAGGGGTTAATAGATTGAGCGAAAAACTGCTAACACTGAGTCAGAGGGATACCCCACACCTGGTCTGACTTACATTGTCACATTCATCCTGATCGtccttgagttggatgatcaactgtGATCgtgatgaatagcagagcaggctcaaaaggccaaaaaggcttcctcctgctcctatcttctatgtatctatgttttcAGACTTAAACCCATTAGTTGGAATGCACAGGGTGcccctgttcagccagggtgataTACACGAGATCCATTGTCCTTTGGGACGCttttgtttgaccagccattagcccattacagagtctgatggcctcttttgtccataaattggaggttagttgcatatcatttgcatggctctgttcttttgtataaacggaaATCAGACAGCCAAGGTGACAATGAGTTCAGGTGTGGGCAGCCCAGGAGAGAAACTTTGGttgaggggctgggcggagctCAGAGAGGGAGAAGAAGAATCCTGTTTGAACAGGTAGGGAGAAGGATTTCAAAAGCCACAAAGGGAGATCATAGAAAGCGTTCCATAGACAGGATTTTGAGAAGGGTTCTGAAAGATGCatcaattacatttttttcctttggacctacGGTGAGGAATCACTGAAACAAattcacgatgacatcaataagttccatcccaccatcaggcaCACCatagacggtcacctcagcacttcgctttactgcaagcccacggataacctcacgatgctccacatctccagcttccaccctaaacacattaaagaagccatcccctatggacaagccctccgtatacacaggatctgctcagacgaggaggagcgtaacagacatctatagaTGTTGAAAGACGCCCTTGTAAGAACGGGATATCGACTTATCGATCAACAGTTACAATGCGCCACAGtagaaaaccgcaccaacctcctcagaatacaaacatgggacacaaccgacaatacctttcgtcgtccagtacttccctggagctgaGAAACTACGAAAGCTTTTTCGCAGCCTTTaacgcgtcatcgatgaagatgaacatcttgccaaggccatccccaccctccactacttgccttcaaacaaccgcacaacctcagaccattgtttgcagcaaactacccagccttcaggagaacagcaacgACAACGCCACAGCCCTGCGGtgacaacctctgcaagacgtgccagatcatcgacatggataccaccattacacgtgagaacaccacccatcaggtacgcggtacatactcgtgcaacacaGCCAACGTTgcctacttcatacgctgcagtaaaggatgtcccggggcgtggtacattggcgagaccatgtagacgttgcgacaatggatgaacggacattgcgcgacaatcgccaggcaggaatgttcccttccagtcggggaacacttcagtagtcaagggcatttaagcctctgatcttcgggtaagcgttctccaggacggccttcaggacgcgcgacaacgcaaaatcgctgagcagaaactgatagccaagttccgcacgcatgagtacggcctcaaccgggaccttggattcatgtcgcattacattcattccccaccatctggcctgggcttgcaaaattctaccaacagtcctggctttagacaattcgcacctctttaacctgcgattatccctctctccagttgctccgtctggacctgtaaagacttaattacctgcaaagactctcattcaaagtatcatttcaaagtgctaaccactgtgctaccgtgcggccttcTGCACTCTTCTTCGATCCCCTGTCCCCCTGTcttggtggcaatggtagagtgggggagatgccaagccatgaggttatagattgggtttgagtacaattctgctgatggcatatctcatggatgcccagccttGACTTTCTAGATCTGTCCAAAATCTCTCCCATGAGACatggtggagggtatcctcaatgtgaacatgggactttgtcttcacaaaggctgcgcggtggtcacttctactgatacgacatggacaaatgcatctcttggtgatagacattgaagtccccccacccagagtacattatgTGCCCTAGTTACACTCCGTGCTTCCGCCAGGTGGCGctcaatatggaggagtactgattcaatcAGCTGAGGGTGTCGGTACATCAGGAGGTTTCCTTGGCACGTTTGGCCTGGTGTTGTGAGAGTTCATGAGGTCTGGAAGCGATGTCGAGCACTCTGGGAGTAGAGAAAATAACCTAATAAAGATGGCACAAAGGACGGATGTTTGTCCAATCTTGAAGAAAACAGTCAGAAACCTTGGTAATACAAATAGTGAGGGGGATTGGCAGAGCCGATTTAATGTGGATAAGCGCGAGATCATACATTTTCGGAAGGTTGAAATGAACTGGAATACACAGCATGGAAAGAAACTGATGACTGTGGGTGAGTGAGATCCAGGTGTTCAGAAATCACATTCCCTGGATATTGCAATGTCAAGGAGAGAAATTCATTGCAAAAAAGTGTCACCTGCATTTTCGGATTCATACATTGAGTttgaatgtttgatgggacagagagaggttttacactgtatctaaccccgtgctgtacctgtcctgggactgtttgatggggacagtgtagagggagctttactctgtatctaaccccgtgctgtacctgtcctgcgagtgtttgatggggacagtgtagagggagctttactctgtatctaaccccgtgctgtacctgtcctgggagtgtttgatggggacagtgtagatggagctttactctgtatctaaccccgtgctgtaccggtcctgggagtgtttgatggggacagtgtagagggagctttactctgtatctaaccccgtgctgtacctgtcctgggagtgtttgatggggacagagtagagggagctttactctgtatctaatcccgtgctgtacctgtcctgggagtgtttgatggggacagggtagagggagctttactctgtctctaccaccgtgctgtacctgtcctgggagtgtttgatggcgacagtgtagagggagctttactttgtatctaaccccgtgctgtacctgtcctgggagtgtttgatggggacagtgtagagggggctttactctgtatctaatcccgtgttgtacctgtcctgggagtgtttgatggggacagtgtagagggagctttaatccgtatctaatcccgtgctgtacctgtcctgggagtgtttgatggggacagtgtagagggagctttactctgtatctaaccccgtgctgtacctgttctgggagtgtttgatggggacagtgtagagggagctttactctgtatctaaccccgtgctgtacctgtcctgggagtgtttgatggggacagtgtagagggagctttactctgtatctaatcccgtgctgtacctgtcctgggagtgtttgatggggacagtgtagagggagctttactctgtatctaatcccgtgctgtacctgtcctgggagtgtttgatggggacagtgtagagggagctttactctgtatctaatcccgtgctgtacctgtcctgggagtgtttgatggtgacagtgtagagggagctttactctgtatctaaccccgtgctgtacctgtcctgggagtgtttgatggggacagtgcagagagagctttactctgtatctaatcccattctgtacctgccctgggagtgtttgatggggacagtgcagagagagctttactctgtatctaatcccattctgtacctgtcctgggagtgtttgatggggacagtgtagagggagctttactctgtatctaaccccgtgctgtacctgccctgggagtgtttgatggggacagtgtagagggagctttactctgtatctaaccccgtgctgtacctgtcctgggagtgtttgatggggacagtgtagagggggctttactctgtatctaaccccgtgctatacctgtcctgggagtgtttgatggggacagtgtagaaggagctttactctgtatctaaccccatgctgtacctgtcctgggagtgtttgatggggacagtgtagagggagctttactctgtatctaaccccgtgctgtacctgtcctaggagtgtttgatggggacagtgtagagggggctttactctgtatctaaccccgtgctgtacctgtcctgggagtgtttaatggggacagtgtagagggagctttactctgtatctaaccccatgctgtacctgtcctgggagtgtttgatggggacagtgtagagggagctttactctgtatctaaccccgtgctgtacctgtcctgggagtgtttgatggggacagtgtagaaggagctttactctgtatctaaccccatgctgtacctgtcctgggagtgtttgatggggacagtgtggagagagctttcctctatatctaaccccatgctgtacctgtcttgggagtgtttgatggggacagtgtggagggacatGGGCCTGAAGGTGCCACTTTTAATCTGAGCTACGTTCACTGGTTTGTGCCTCAGAAGTACTAAAGATGCTAAATTAGCCCCAGCACCCAGTTACACCACTGTACCTTTGGTCATTAAGCAGTAAGCCATGAATTGTCTAGTGAGCTGGTGAGGATAGCATTGTGATGCATTACAGGGTCAAATATCTTTGCGGTAGTGCCCAGCGCGCACAACGAATGGACAGTTTAGTAAGGGGCCAGACTAACCAGTCATGGTACGTGGATCCTTTGCCCCAGTAAGAATTGAGTGTGTTTAGAATCAGTGGGACAGGATAGCTGAAGAAGGGGGGAGTGCAGGATGAGGACGTTTCAATCATTATTCCTCTAGGAATTTCCAAGATGGCATTGTGATCTTTAATCCTTCTACCATGTTCATTTTTCAGGGATTCATTGCGGCAGATACATCACCTCTCACGGGCTGGCGCTGAACTGCAACACTGACCTCCACTGGTTTTCTCACATCACCCCCTGCGGCATTGAGGGGAAAGGGGTCACGTCCCTGAGTCAAACGCTGAAGAGGGAGGTGACTGTGTCAGAGGCTATGGAGCCTTTCCTGGAGACATTCGCCGAGCAGTTCAACTGTCTGCTGAGACGTTAGTGACGTAAcaatcccagtccacaccacagtaACTGTCTTGGTGGCAGACGCGGTAGAGATTGCCGGAGATCTGTGAGGAGGAGGTGGTCTTTGATTTTGATTCATGGAGTGTGGTCATTGGAGGAAGCTTGACACATGGGGAATAATGCTGCCTGGTGAGACAGTAAACCATACAGATGTTCGTACCTAACAGCTTCTGTTTGATGGATGTTAAATACCCAATATTTGGAGGTAATGAAGCAAACAGATGTTGGGTATTGATTACTGAATTATACCCAGATATGAGGAAGAGTCAGCCAGCACTAGGTGTGTGGTGTTAAAGTGGAGCTTTAAGCTCTGTGGCAATCAATAAACAGTCTCCACCAAAGCAGCCTAGTCTCAGTGTCTTCTTCACAACCAGGTGTCGGAATTCCACTGACATCCGAGGAGGAGATGTCCCAGGTTCAAGCCCTGACTTGTGCTAATCTTAGCAAGAGATTTCCTAAAACTGGCGAGTGATGAGGGGGTATATTGGTTGGGCCTCTGCACTTTCTTTTATTCATCACAGGGTGCGAGCATTGACATTtatttgcctatccctaattgcctttgagaaggtggtggtgagttgctgccTTGAACAGCTGAATCTTTATGGTGTCGATAcatccatggtgctgttagggagggagttccagtattttgacccagcgacagtgaaggaacggcgatatatttccaagtcaggatgttgggtGGCTTGGAAAGAAATCTCCATGCGGTGATGTTTAATACCCTTGTCCTTTTAAGTGTTTGAGATTgtaggtttggaaggcgctgttaaAATGACCTTGTTGAATTGCTGCATCTAGTATATGATGCACACTGCAGCCCCTGTGtgtcggtggtagagggagtgaatattgaaggcGGTTGATGTGGAGctgatcaaatgggctgctttgtcctggatggtgttgtggttttttttgggtgttgttggagctccactcatccagacaagtggagagtattccatcacactcctgacttgtgccttgtagtcggTGGGCAGACTTTGGGATGTCAGGAGTTGGGTTACTGGCCGCAGAGTTCCCAGCGAGCCTGGCTGCATGGAACCCACTGTGGGAAATGGGACTGTGCTGCACACTGTGTCAAGACGAGACTCCTCAAATcggcttccagatggagaatgccAACTTGTGTAAATTTTGAACCGTGATCCTCATAAACCAGCCACAGGGCAAGGGAAATTCTTATAGTTCAGAAAATAATGACATCCAGATCTCCAGAAAGCATTGTATTTGTATTTATATTCTTGGGCAATTATCACAATTACACATGTCTCACGTAAATGCTGAAAATCAATACTGGCTGGATTTATGATTTTCTTTCGGGAAAAAATATCATCGTTTTTTTTTCCTGCTGTGCGTGAATTACATTCCTGGATCTTAGATCGGGATtataatgttttaaaaaaaaatgtttttatcccatccttaaagttacaaagccaatgtgcagagtggacaggacAAACCCCTAATCTATCTCATTGCCTGCTCTGAAAAccaattccaattcaaatttgatccaattcatggtctccacaagagagacatacaagattcaAGCTGACAAGACGCTGCACCTCATTTTGGGCTTGATCTTAAccaaaaggctgagaagcaatGAGATAATAATGTGATATGTTAACCTTTTGGTTCTGAAAAATGTCGAAGTAATTTTGAAAACTATTTCATACCTGAATAGTTGGCATTCCTGAAGCTACAAGTTTTCTTTTTACCCGTTGCCAcccgtgggcggcacagtggcacagtggttagcactgctgccccacagcaccaggaacccgggttcaattccagtctccagtgactgtgtagtttgcacgttctcccactgcctgtgttgctaactttggttggctcttaattcgttgctcgttgcatctttacttaatttgctctgtttctataacctttgctgtagaatcgccaggtatctttatgataccgccacgaggttcaagttcaagtaccgatcaataactcgacacaccaattagtaagattcaaatcaaaacacatttattatacacagtcaatcactactcatgcatgaaactctacttactagactatctctatcactaaaaggcctatatttagctttggaactggcccaccaggtcagggtcagggtaacaaatggccttttgttcgattctgagtctgcaggattcagaagctggtatggactggtagcgaggagcgcctatctcgtagcgagcgttgactggagactggaggctggcagggactggtagctaggagcgtctatctcgtagcgagcgtgactggagactggaggctggcagggactggtagctaggagcgtctatctcgtagcgagcgttgactggagacttacttggttgttgcggcagctaggcaggtcactgtcaagggttggttcgagttgctgagtgaacctgccaagaagaccgatttgaactcgggggctctactttatagtccccaggggctttgcgccgttcggggcggactaggttccgatcacttggatcgatttctccaatactggagttgttccctgatcgctgggcggtccccgagtgtccgttggccttcctttgtcttggctcctgctggcgccgaggagtctggcttggccttattcaccttacatgtttcaattgttcccggggatcactcattagtatgcagatggctgtgagtttcagtgctgtctgggcttctgcaagttctaatacacaggagactttgcacttgctagtttttcctggcttggctgaatttcccaggtggctacacttgcactctctttcagtgggtcagtgcagactcgatgggctgaatagccaccttctgcactgtatagttCACCCCTCTCACACCATTTCAAAAAGCATTTATTTGTCTGCACTCCCAAGCCACCCCTGTGTCCGATTAGTCCAAGGCTCCAGCGTGCTCTGCCAGATCATTTATTTTTTCCACTCTCTCTCAATTCTGTTTTCTCTCACATTTTGCTTTTGTGTCTTTTGTTCACATTCTTCCATTCTCCATTTCCCACACATTCTTTCTCCTCTTTCTCTATATTTCTCACCCCCTCTCTTTGCACATGCCCACTGTTCCGCACACCAATGACTCCCTGGTTGAATAGTGATCGGGCCAGAGTGGTACCTGTGCTCCTATTGCAGCCTCTGATTACTTTCCAGTGATGTCCCCTACTGCTGAAACCTGTAGACACTTTTTGTCACTTCCATGCTCGGCTATTCCAATGCTCTCTTCATCTGACTTCACATAAACCGACCTCTGTGAACTTCAAAAATTCTATTTTGCCCATTGGACTTGTGCTTGCTGACTTACATTGGCTGCTAGTCTTGCAATACCTCTAATATGAAATCAGTGAAAATTAAGAATTGATCCCACACAGCAGCTTACAGTGTCGAAGGTTTTGGTCATCTGCCATTATATCTCATTGTGTTCtgtttgta
This window encodes:
- the lipt2 gene encoding octanoyl-[acyl-carrier-protein]:protein N-octanoyltransferase LIPT2, mitochondrial codes for the protein MPFLKPVIEVVNLGRISYGEGLQAQRRFIRRHLNALSQCSTAGSPLNALLLCEHQPVYTIGIRTARYPIEEEERLKQLGAEFYRADRGGLITFHGPGQLVCYPILNLAHFRKSVRWYVGELERTVIQLCHRFGINGETSPDTGVWVRDEKICAIGIHCGRYITSHGLALNCNTDLHWFSHITPCGIEGKGVTSLSQTLKREVTVSEAMEPFLETFAEQFNCLLRR